The Diceros bicornis minor isolate mBicDic1 chromosome 9, mDicBic1.mat.cur, whole genome shotgun sequence nucleotide sequence TGTCAGTAACTCTTACCAACGCAGAGATCATGAAAAgcatatacaaagaaaaaaacagtcctTTGAAAAACATATAACTTCCCCAACGGTCTTTCCCCTTGAGTTTTCCATAAAGTAGAACACTTAGCTCTATATAATTCAAAAAAATCTATACATGGCTTAGAGAGGGAAGCATAAATCTCATGGGTCTCAGATTCACTTCCTGTTGCCTTCCTTCATCATACATTTAAAGATAATCAATAAAAACTGATTTCTCTTTGTAAGCATTTTCCTGTTCTGCCAGAAATAACAGCAGTCCCTgccctaaaatgaaaaaaaaaaaaaaaaaaaaaaaaggaaagtaacatTTACCataaggggagaaaaagaaactgcCTAAGCATTTTTCCTGAGCCAAGTGAAACACCAACAGCAAATCAAGTTTACTcgtcaagaaaaaaattttaaatactcctGGCATTAGCTTTATTCTTAAAATCTGTGGTAGCAACAAGTTTTCCAACTCTGGATTTACATTTGAACTTTCAACAACCACCTCTTTATGTGTCCTAATAGTTTTACTGTATTTCTGTATGCATATCCATATCACGTGCAAGACGGGTGCTCAATGTTGAACACTGAGGCAGTACTAAGAGGACAGTTAAGTCTCCTAAATTGCCTCCTAGGGCAGAGATGCAAAACCACAGGGAAAAAACAGACGAGAACAAAGTTACATCCGGTAAGGAAATAAAGAACTGCAGACCTCTACCTCCTGTttcaaaacacaaaatattttgcCACTTGAGTTTTTAATACAAGAATTTTCTTACTTAAGACAGTGCTTGAAAGTTTTATACTAAATACTCTGAAATAATCTTTTGGGGTTTCTCCAATAGGTAGACTCTATCTCAGACctatccatttttaattttttttcttctggattttTCACAAGACTGTATGAAGACACAAAATGGAAGAGTAACAGACTTTTACTTTGTAAGGAAgttacaaatacattttatacattttcctGGCTTCCTATTTCCCTTCACTCTATACTGTCAATGAAGGTTGTCATATGTCACCAGGGCAGATTATAAATCAGACAAGTTCAGCCCGTCAGGTTGAAAAATGGAGGTGAAAGGCGCAgtggaaaatatataaagtataattaAAACCATATGACCAGAGATATTGAAGCAATACTTGTTGGAGGAAACCCAAGTAAAAATCAAACTTCTCCTGGTGTTACTGAGACTATCCAGTCCATTTGGGCTAAGCACACATCATTtgctaaatattcttttttttccttcacagcaAGAGCACCGAGGGAACTTAAACCCTAGCCAGGTAATTAAGCCTACAGCTATCTTTGCAGCGTAGAGAAATTCATAATCGTTAATGTAAAACTGATCTCTCATTTAAAACAGTTATCACTTACTTAGAAATATAGTTTAAGATTGGGCAAGGGTCAATTTTGCATCCACCAGAGTATTAAAGACTTATGATGACAATGTTGAATCAAAAACCTTTTCTACTTTTCTATGAAAAAGTGTGCAACTCTAAAGACCTGAGGATTACAGTAAGACACACATAATCTAATTGCTTACTGTTGAACATAAAGAGCAAGAAGCTATGAAATGCAAACTGTCTCCCCTACTACACTAAAAACAACCTAGATGTTACTGCCTCACACAGGTGGTACTTAGCAGGCCAATGATGTATATACCTCTAAAGATGTGCAGGAATTAAGAGCTCTTGAAGTTGTAAAGCAATTCCAGTAAAAATCTTTAACTTTGGCAAGCTATCACCAAAGCCATTCCATGTCTATTTCTCCTGAGCATTCCAAGTGTCAATTATAATAATCTCAGTAGACAACTGGAACATAATTTCAATATTGCTTTGAGATTCTGGTAAACAACTCAAGTTTAACAAGTCACTTACCCCCCAGAAACTGAATTCCTCCAGCCACTCTTCCCACTGTCCTGGAGATGAGCTCCGACACACAGCAACCCATGAGGGCAGTGAGAGCCACCAGAAGGAGGAGGCCACAACCCAGGCCTGTCACGATGGTACAGATCCTCCATTCTGCACTGGGGATGCCCTGGAAGGAGGCATAGCGCCCACATtcctccaccatcaccatcatctgcCGACTCTCATCATGCACAGGATATGAGCACCTCCGGAAAGTACCGAAGGACACAGGCTTGCCCAGTTGTGATCCCCAGAGCCAGTAAGGCATAAAGAACCCAACGCAGGAGGTGGCAGCACAAAGAAACGAGAGCAAAGCCCAGATCACTCCGGTACAAGTCAGGCTGGATGCCATCTTTCACCAGATAGGGCAATGAGGACCCAAAGTAACTGTTCTGGGACTGCAGGAGTGAGGGAAGGTGCGTTTGAAACCACCAGGGAACCCCAGGTGAGCCACAGTTCCGTAACAGGGAGTGTCTATTAACAGAACAGGTCTTCAGTCTCACTGGGCATCAACTTCCCATCCTCTGTAGTAAGGACGATGGTCCCTGGTAAAACAATAAGAAATATGAAAAGTTAAATGGTTTTAGAGACGTGATAACACCAATTTAGTTGGTCTACAACTTTCAATTAATAAACATTCAAACTTGCCTCAACACTTCAAAAGTGGGAAGAACTAATTCTCTCTATAAACTTCTCTATAATTCAAGTTTTGTCAAACTAGCTCAAAGCGGtttcatttctttatctcctATAAATGCTCCCAAATTAACTCTGACAGCTATTTACTTAAAGAAATGCATGACTTCTACTTGCCATGCCAGTGAATTCATTTCATATACTCACATTAAGGGTAATGTAGCATTTTTACTGGCAGCAAACATAATACTGAATATTACAATAAAACAAACCATACTCTGGTTTATTTGGCTTGGAAGTTCATGCTCATAACTTGCAGCAACTGTTCTGTGTCCCTTTAGATGCAGTAACTCTCTGCATGAGCCCAAACAAAATAATTAGGATAATTTTCCCAATTGCAGAGCACCataaattcaacaaacattatatACTGTCTAGGCACATAGAATGGATGGAACTCTTAGGCACTTCCAATACTCATTCAGTAGCATTTGTGAATTTCTTCAGTCTTAACTGTCTTCTCCTagtgtaaatgaaagaaagactGTGTATGACTTATTCTCATATCTGCAATTTTGATTCAGTGGTTCCAATAAAATTAATGGAACCATCTCTCCTGCCGAATGATTGTCACTGTCTAATCTGAAAAGCAATCCATACTTCCCAGTATTCTACATGGAACTCCAGTCATTCAAATGGTTCCACGTGCATTGacttccatccctccctccctttcaaaAAGAGTTCCAGAACCATTTCCCACACTTTCCATAGAGAAATGAACACAGAAGCACAGCGCCCATGCACCCTACAGTTGCATCCCCAGAATTCTTAACTCCAGCTTTCCGAGTCCGCAGTAAATTCCTTCTTCCCTCATCTCGCCCCTTTCCCAACCCTCGCCCCTACCGTTTCCTTTCCACCCACTGTCCCATTTCTAGTCCAATATGACACTCCAGGGGAGCTccggctactttttttttttttttttaatcttgtcaACTGCGGTCAGCGTCAGCGTTAATGGCTGAAGTTGGTCTGTCTGGGCCATGAGGCTGGGGAAGACGAGTAGGGGGTGGCACAGGGGGAGGAGGGTCCTCATCTCCAGCTGGGGTAAGGCAGCTTGCCAAGACAAGCCCATAGTCACCCCCTGCCACGGCCTCGCCCACCGCCCTCTCCCCGCCAAAACACAATGATCCCTCAATCCAAAAAGATGGAGAGGGGCATTTTCCAGCCGGCCCCCTCGCGAAGGGAGGGGATAAGGATGGGAAAGCAGCACCCCCCGGAGGCAGACGCCAACAGTGGACGCGGGAGGCAGGGAGAGCCGAGCGAGCAGCTAAGCTCAGGAAGTCCGgagcccgggagcagcccaactCCGGCGTCCGGGGAAGAGGGGGGCAGCGCGAGAAAGGCGCGGAGCCCACGCCGCGGGGCGGCGAGCGCTTTACTCACATGGCTGGCGGGCGGCGGCCGCCTTCTCTCCCGAGTCCGGGGCGCACACACAACTTGCTGTCTTTCCCGGGCGGAACATCCACGGCGAAGAAGACTGTCCTTCCTTCTTCGCCGCTGTCCCTAACAGCCGCAGAGACCCCGGGCCCGACTTGGGAGAGAGAGCGGGGCCGGGAGGAGGCGGAGGGTGCGCAGAAGAACAGGCTGCGCGGCGGCCAGTGGAGACCCCGCTCCCCGCGTGTCTCCGGCGCGCTCGGGCGGAGCGCTGTGGCCGCGGGGTGCCGGGCTCGCACGCAGCTGAGCAGATCTCCCTTTGGCAGGCGAGGCACGCACCGCCTCCTCCCCTCGGCTGCCGAgccctcctctttctcctgtcccctcccctcgCGCCCGGCGGGACCCAGAGCAGACAGTCCGAGGACACGGCGCGGCCGGCGAGGCCTTCTCAGTGCGCCGGGAGGGGAGGGGGCGCGCCCCGCCGCCCATGGGGTCCCAGCGCACCCCTGGGAGGACAGCTTTCGCGGCTTTCCAGATCCGAGGCCCCTCGTGCCCTCCTCTCATTGAGACCCctccaaaaagagaggaggaggcagaCAGACTGAAAAGTAGGGGAGAAAGTTGCTTGTCTCTCGGGTGCTCCCGATGGGCCGTGGAAGATGGGACACGTTCCCTGCTTGCTTTTCTGGGTCTGGTATTTGGGGTTTAAGCTCCGGTTTCCTACCGGAGATGTAGATGGGAAGAAGGGCCTTACGGAATAGGTAAAGTGACTGGTTTTGAGTTTTCAGGAGGCTCTTGGGATTTGGTCACTTTGGAAGGGGGCGAACAAGGCCCATGTGGGCGTGGGAATGAGAGACGACGAGAGCGGAGAGCCCAAGGCCCTGGAATTCCGTCAGGCGGCCGCCTTTCCAGACAAGCCAGGGAGAGGGCAAGCGGAGACTTCCAGCGAGCCCCTCCTAAGAGCTACCCTTTGGGAACCTCTTTCACGGCATTGCGCGCCCTCTCcacccccctcccttcccttctcctccctccctccgtccctctcctctgccttccccttctccctctcccttccttcccttcatcCCTCCTCCAATCAATCTTGCAATCAATACcaccattgaattgcttttctgAGAAACAACTGATTTTGATTTCCCCTCTGGACTTGAGGTCTTTTTTTGCTTGTCATTAGCGCTAACACCTTTGGAAGTTTAGAGCTACTTTCAGTAGATGACTATGGGAGTCTCactgaagatagtattttaaGAATCGTACCATCTGGGAATAGCGGTTTGTGAAGTACTTCCCCAGATACAGTTTGTGAAGTGCTTTTTCAAAGTAGTTGAAAGTAATAAATGGTAGGTATATATTTCAGAGTAGATTTTCAAATTGCACCATTTTAATTAGCCATGATGGTGCACATTTTCCCCACAACTACCGCTGGAGATGTGCGTTCTTTCgttattattttgaaaggctttgAGTAATTGGTTTCAACTCTTTTGAGGACATAgacctttttaaaatatgaggaaactgatgagcctcccagaaaaaaaaatgtacatatatattaagctttatcacagtggttctcaagggGGAGAAGGAAGAGTATGCCCCCCAGGGAAACTTGGCAAGGTCTGGAGATGTTTTTGATTTTCACGGCCAGGGAGGTGCTactagcatctagtgggtagaggccagggatgctgctaaacatcctacaacgaACTGGACAGCCCCCTAGAATTATCCAGTCGGAAATATCAAtagtgccaagattgagaaaACCCATTTCGGTGAAATGTCAGATGATTTCCTGTTTCCCTGAAGCCCATCCATGAAGCCCAGATTCAGAATCCCTGATTTAAGTCATCTTCTACAAATCACTGGTTATTGAGTTCAGTGACAACATAATAATGATTGGTCTGACTTCCAGTTATGTACCACACTCTTAGTTATTACACAGAGCCTTCATATCTCTGTAAGTGAAGTTAGAAGATACGACTGtataaagacaaaataatgaTAGGAGATTCTGACTCACCCTCCACACAACCTGCTGGAGAAATTGGTCCCGGACACTTTCTCAAGCTTGGAGGAGTTTCAAGCACTGAGATGGATGGCTGCTGTTAAGTCCTTGATGTGTGTCAGTCACCACACTAACTTTTCTTTTAGATTACTTTTTCtattctcaaaaaagaaaaaaaaaaagaaactacgaAGGTGCAATTATTAttttacagagaggttaagtaatttgcccaagacctTACAGCTAACaagtggattttaaaaaatctcgtTATCTGTATTCTATTAAACAGAGTAAATGCTGTTGGAGAGATTCTGCCTAAGACAAAAAAGAAGATAGaggctggatttttaaaaaatctatcagGATGCAATACCAATTATTTGGGAAAGTGTAGTGTGTTATATACTAGGACTTGAATTTCTAACTAAGATGAGTGAATTTGGACAAATGGTGACCTTTCTGAACCTAAGTTACCTCATTTGTAAAAAGAAGTTGGAATAGATGATTTTTAATACTCTTCTAGCTCATGACTTCTAGCATTATGATTATATAGGTACTCGTACATTTGAGGAGTTTTGGGGTCCTCTAATTTTGTTCAAGTacatgattttacagatgaggatgcaGAGGCTCAGAATCCTTCCAGTGTCTTACCCAAAGCTGAGCCTAGAATCCATatatcttgatttctcttttcattccACCATGTAATTATCTTCCCAAATTATAAAATCTTCTGAATTACTCCTTGGGTTCTTGTATGCATACTTTATAGGCAGAATGCATTATAATATCTTTATAACCCTTGTATTAAATTTGTACCTTCAAAGGATCTTTAAATTACTTCCCAGCCAGAAGTTCCCCCATAGCAGATGCCACTGATACCTCTTATTTCAGGTTTGAGTTTCTAGTATGTTTGGATAGTAGTCCCATTGAGTCATGAGATGAGATCATGAATGTAAAAGTATGTGGAATGCTGTAAAGCATCTATGATAACACTCTTGGTTGGCTACTCAATATTAATTCCCAACCCCCACTCCCTTGTTCACTAGATACTTTTCTAACCTCCCTTAAAGCTAGTGGTGATCATGTGACTCTGTTCTAGCCAATGAGTCTGCTGAGAAGTTTTCTCGGGAAGATTGTATTCTCTGGTAAAAGGAGGAGGCATGAGAGAACAGTTCTCTCAGCATCCTGGCTGCCTTTGGGAACATTTTTGAAGGATGAGATGTTTGGAGCTATGGCAGTCTTCTTGTAACCATGAGGGGAATCACAGAGATGTAATCCCAGCACCCTAACATTGTGGAGCTATACAcctcattttgaattttttaaaagttaattataGATTGTTAATATGATTTGTCATTGTTATTtgaattttatggttttagtATCTGAAACCATTCCTAATTGATAAAGCAGTGTACAGATAAGACATATGCTCAATGACAGGAAACACACATTAGTCAACATTGTATCCAAGTGTTTTACAACAGGAGATAGCTACACAATAACTGAACAGTAACTGAAAGAATTAATGAACAAATCAATATCATTGTGATTACTATCCTTGTTTTAGTGCAGCCCACGGAGTGGGTATTTAacttttaaacaaatggagtATGCTATGTGAAATTAGGGAAGGAGTATGATAGTGAAAAATAGGAAACACTATGGAATCAATCACATTTGACCATTGGGGAGAGGTTGGAAAGGGACTTCTTCAGTTGACATTTGTGGCAAACACTATAATTTGGCTGATACAATTGTCCATTTCCAACCCTTTTCTTCCATATCTTTCTCTCCAATTGAGGCAGTGAAAGCTAAAATctccatttcccagcctcctttgaagTTTGAGTGGCTGTGTGATGGTGCCCGCCAATGAGATGAAAGTGGAGGGGCGCTGGTACCATCACATCCACTTCCTCTTTCTTCCACCCTAGAAAACTGACATGATTGCTCCTTGTAACACAGCAGCCATCTTTCAACCATGAGGTGACATGCATGAGGACAAAATCCAGCACACTAAGAATGATGGAGTAAAATGGTAGAGAATGGATCCTTGGTATCTTCATTAGGCTGCCGTATTACCCTAAGACTTCTCTTGGATGAGGCCAATAACCCTTAGCTGGTTAAGTCACTGTTATCAGCAATAAATCCATACCTGCTAGACTATTCAAACTAACTGTTCTCTTGCAGTCCAAGAGCCAGCACCACAGTAAAGTGGATTAGACACAGAGCATGGAGACACTAAAGAGAGCAGAGGGGACAGAACGCTGCCAAGGGAGAATTCATTCTCCAGCAAAGGATGGTGGCCATGGGCATTTGTTGTCAATAGCATGTATTACAGAAGATGGACCCTGCTTAAAATCTGGCAacagaaggggctggcccggcctcgtggcctagtggttaagcttagcgtgctccactttggcagcctgggttcggttcctgggcgtggacatgtaccacttgtcagcagccatgctgtggcagtgactcacatacaaaatagaggaagattggtagaggtgttagctcaggatgaatcttcctcaagcaaaaagaggaagattggcaacagatgttagctcagggctaatcttcctcaggaaaaaaaaatatggcaATAGAAATAGGAATAGTTACGAAGAAAGTTTTCAAAATGTCTCCCCTTAAAGTATTAacattgagaaatttaaaaagacagaaattctCAGCATTATAAAATGGCCTGAGACATTTCCTCAAATTTCCCTCAAATACAGACCAGCAAGAGACAGAGGCAGGAAGGTGCAGGGTGCAAAAGAGAACTAGCAGATGACAAAAGAGAGGCTCTAAATAGAGCCAGGGAAGAGAGATTGTCCTTCACTGCTCCCGGCTGTGGAGCTCATCAGTTCATTACCAGAATATATCATTTCTTTCTCAACAGATGCTGGGAGATGCCCCAAGAAATGCTCCACTAGCTGAAAAACTATAATCACGGTTTTCAGAACAGAAGCAGTAAACAGGGATTCAAATAGCTAGTTTGAGATCATGGTGAACTCCTCCTTTTtgccatttccttccttccttccttcctaaagTTCCTTTTCCCTTCATGAATCCCTTCTGAAGACAACTCTAGTTGGGTATTGCTATGGTATTTTACTGTATTGTGCCCATCTTAcatatacagaaaaaaatctcacGAGGCAAGTGACCCCTCAGGTTTCCTGGTCTCCGTTTCACCTAGTCTCTGAGTGAGTGGCGTATTGCTTTTAGAATGCTTGTTCTCACATTTTTATACATACATGTGCCATAGCTATCCCAACACCCTATTATAGTAGGATATTACCTATTTCATTTTCTATGCACTTTCTTTCATGTGTTTGATAGACTCAAGACCCCTCTTCCTGTAGAAATTGCATATGTCTAGTGATGTACAATTTCTAAACATGGTGATTCATGTGACTATATTCCTCAGGAACTCTCATGGAAATAAGTAACATAACTGTCCAGGGCCTACTCCCAGGGGTGCTGTCTGCATTATTCCTTTAAAATTTGCGAATGACTTGGGAAATATAAAGTGCCAAATAATTTCTCTATATTATTCTTTTATGAATTAAAGTAGCATACAAATTTTAAATCAATAACTTattcataagaagaaaaaaatgtgaaatgttaAACCATATTTAACATAGCAAATACTTCACGTTCAACCATCAAAATGGAAAATGTCTGTAAtacgttatatatatttttgctacATGACCCAGTATGCATTTTAAAACAGCACATAATTATGTTTAATACTGAATCAGTGTCATGCTTTTACTActtttaaattcttctttttcttccagcCTCAAAAATCATCTCAGGCTTTTTCAGCGTTACAactatgttttctgtttttaaaaaaattttcccagaatATGTGGAAAAGATGAGTATAATGAGTTCTATAGAAAGAGACAAGAATTATTTTTGTGTGGATAATAGTATTTGCCACCAATCAGTCATAACTTCTGAGAGAACTCACAAAGATTTGTTTCtacagtattttaaaatctta carries:
- the LHFPL6 gene encoding LHFPL tetraspan subfamily member 6 protein; protein product: MASSLTCTGVIWALLSFLCAATSCVGFFMPYWLWGSQLGKPVSFGTFRRCSYPVHDESRQMMVMVEECGRYASFQGIPSAEWRICTIVTGLGCGLLLLVALTALMGCCVSELISRTVGRVAGGIQFLGGLLIGAGCALYPLGWDSEEVRQTCGYISGQFDLGKCEIGWAYYCTGAGAAAAMLLCTWLACFSGKKQKQYPY